In Triticum urartu cultivar G1812 chromosome 6, Tu2.1, whole genome shotgun sequence, the following proteins share a genomic window:
- the LOC125514900 gene encoding protein OPAQUE1 — MSYRKGSKVWVEEKGEGWVEAEVVEAKDRSAVVVLTSQRKKISVLPEKLLPRDTDENLGGGHVDDMTKLTYLNEPGVLYNLKRRYALNEIYTYTGSILIAVNPFTRLPHLYNEYMMEQYKGVQLGELSPHVFAVADASYRAMLNDSMSQSILVSGESGAGKTETTKLIMRYLTYVGGRAVLDDRSVEQQVLESNPLLEAFGNAKTVRNDNSSRFGKFVEIQFDTSGRISGAAIRTYLLERSRVVQITDPERNFHCFYQLCASGKDAELYKLGHASTFHYLNQSKTYELEGINNEDEYWKTKRAMDIVGISRSDQDAIFRTLAAILHLGNIEFSPGKDSDSSKIKDSTSNFHLQMTATLLMCDPDVLVSSLCTRSIHTNEGIIIKELDCAAAAANRDALAKTVYARLFDWLVENINKSIGQDVDSKAQIGVLDIYGFESFKHNSFEQFCINFANEKLQQHFNEHVFKMEQEEYKSEKINWSYIEFIDNQDMLDLIEKKPIGIIALLDEACMFPKSTHATFASKMFRNLSSHPRLEKTKFSETDFTISHYAGKVTYQTDSFLEKNRDYIVAEHCNLLSSSRCSLVSGLFSSLPEESLRSSYKFSSVASRFKQQLQALMETLSSTEPHYVRCVKPNSVNRPQLFENQSVLHQLRCGGVLEAVRISLAGYPTRRTYAEFVDRFGVLVPELMFGSHDERALTEAVLEKMKLNNFQLGRNKVFLRAGQIAILDVRRAEVLDNAARRIQSCFRTFAARKEFVKTKKASISIQAYCRGCFARKMYKIRRETAAAIILQKHARRLLLQRNYHEACSAALLIQSCIRGFIARRYFSAIREQKAALVIQSFWRKRKVAMLFQHYKQATIAIQCAWRQKLARRELRKLRMTANEAGALREAKNKLEKKLDDLTLRLTLERRMRAAGEETKLVEISKRDKIIETLSAECAAAKLSARSEHDKNLILQRQLDDSLREISMLCSNKILKAEEEKENSNLKNIVESLSEKNSLLETELSTARKNSDDTMEKLKDVEGKCTRLQQNLDKLQEKLTNLENENHVLRQKAFSITPKPLPEKFANSISLTNSEQKRTFETPPTTKYLSPVQHSTGSRRARLPVERHEGNHEILLSCIKENLGFKDGKPVAACIIYRCLLHWRAFESERTAIFDHVIEAINDVLKAKEADGRLPYWLSNTSALLCLLQKNLRSNGFFGTPSRRSAGGLGGKLAQLAGRGDTAQVDARYPAILFKQQLTACVEKIFGQLRDNLKKEISPLLSLCIQAPKSTRPGKAPKAPGVGAQQPSNSHWDNIVSFLNLLMDTLRENHVPSFFIRKLITQLFSFVNIQLFNSLLLRRECCTFSNGEYVKAGLSLLEKWITDVSEEFAGTSWHELNYIRQAVGFLVIHQKRKKTLEEISQDLCPSLSLRQIYRICSMYWDDKYNTQGISNEVVSAMREMVNKDTQNLASNSFLLDDDLSIPFSTEDLSIAIPAIDYADVELPESLHHYPSAQFLLTAS; from the exons ATGAGCTACCGGAAGGGGTCCAAGGTCTGGGTCGAGGAGAAGGGGGAGGGCTGGGTGGAGGCCGAGGTTGTCGAGGCCAAGGACCGCAGCGCCGTCGTCGTGCTCACCAGCCAGCGGAAGAAG ATTTCAGTTTTACCGGAGAAATTGCTGCCTAGGGACACAGATGAAAATCTCGGTGGGGGCCATGTTGATGACATGACCAAACTGACCTATCTTAATGAACCGGGTGTTCTATACAATCTGAAGCGAAGATATGCATTGAATGAGATATAT ACGTACACTGGAAGCATCTTGATTGCTGTTAATCCTTTCACGAGGCTGCCTCACCTGTACAACGAGTACATGATGGAGCAATATAAGGGTGTCCAGTTAGGGGAGTTGAGTCCGCATGTTTTTGCGGTTGCTGACGCATCATACAG GGCTATGCTGAATGATTCCATGAGCCAGTCAATCTTAGTTAGTGGTGAAAGCGGTGCTGGAAAGACTGAAACAACAAAGCTCATCATGCGGTATCTCACATATGTTGGTGGCAGAGCTGTTCTTGATGATCGATCAGTTGAGCAACAAGTTCTCGAA TCTAACCCACTTTTGGAGGCATTTGGGAATGCAAAAACAGTTAGAAATGACAACTCGAG CCGGTTTGGAAAATTTGTTGAGATTCAGTTTGATACAAGTGGTAGAATATCCGGAGCTGCAATTAGGACTTATCTTCTGGAAAGATCTCGTGTTGTGCAAATTACTGATCCTGAAAGGAACTTTCATTGTTTTTATCAATTATGTGCATCGGGGAAG GATGCGGAGTTATACAAGCTTGGGCACGCAAGCACTTTCCATTACTTGAATCAAAGCAAGACATATGAATTGGAAGGGATAAATAATGAAGATGAGTACTGGAAGACAAAAAGGGCAATGGATATTGTCGGAATCAGCAGAAGCGATCAG GATGCTATTTTTCGGACATTGGCAGCCATTCTCCATCTTGGCAATATTGAGTTTTCTCCGGGAAAGGATTCTGATTCGTCGAAAATTAAAGATTCAACATCAAATTTCCACCTCCAAATGACAGCTACACTACTCAT GTGTGATCCAGATGTGTTGGTCTCATCTTTATGTACCCGGTCTATACACACCAATGAAGGAATAATTATAAAAGAATTAGATTGTGCTGCAGCAGCGGCTAATCGTGATGCTCTAGCAAAGACTGTATATGCAAGACTATTTGACTG GCTTGTTGAGAATATTAACAAGTCAATTGGTCAAGATGTTGATTCAAAGGCACAAATCGGTGTTTTGGATATCTATGGCTTTGAAAGCTTCAAACACAACAG CTTTGAGCAGTTTTGCATCAACTTTGCCAATGAAAAGCTTCAGCAACATTTTAATGAG CACGTATTCAAGATGGAGCAGGAGGAGTACAAAAGCGAGAAAATTAATTGGAGCTACATTGAATTCATTGACAATCAAGATATGTTGGATTTGATCGAAAAG AAACCTATTGGAATTATTGCACTGCTGGATGAGGCTTG TATGTTTCCAAAATCTACTCACGCAACCTTTGCATCAAAGATGTTCAGAAACTTGTCTTCCCATCCTAGGCTTGAGAAGACCAAGTTCTCAGAAACAGATTTTACCATCTCTCACTATGCTGGGAAG GTTACGTATCAAACAGATTCTTTTCTGGAGAAGAACCGGGATTATATTGTTGCAGAGCACTGCAATCTTTTATCATCTTCAAGATGTTCACTTGTTTCTGGGCTTTTTAGTTCTTTGCCAGAAGAGTCATTGAGATCGTCGTACAAGTTCTCATCAGTTGCTTCCCGATTTAAG caacaacttcaagctCTCATGGAAACGCTGAGCTCGACAGAACCTCACTATGTACGCTGTGTGAAGCCTAATTCTGTTAATCGACCTCAGCTTTTTGAAAATCAAAGTGTCTTGCACCAACTTCGCTGTGGA GGTGTTTTAGAGGCTGTTCGCATTAGTCTTGCTGGCTATCCGACCAGAAGGACATATGCTGAATTTGTTGATCGGTTTGGAGTCCTAGTTCCTGAGTTGATGTTCGGAAG TCATGATGAAAGGGCGTTGACAGAGGCAGTTCTTGAAAAAATGAAGCTTAACAATTTTCAA CTTGGTAGAAATAAGGTCTTCCTTAGAGCCGGTCAAATCGCGATACTAGATGTGCGTCGTGCTGAGGTTTTGGACAATGCTGCACGGCGCATTCAAAGTTGTTTCAGAACATTCGCCGCCCGCAAAGAGTTTGTGAAAACAAAGAAGGCTTCAATTTCAATACAAGCATATTGTAGAG GTTGTTTTGCAAGGAAAATGTATAAGATCAGAAGAGAAACAGCGGCTGCCATAATTCTTCAGAAGCATGCAAGAAGGTTACTGTTACAGCGGAATTACCATGAAGCATGTTCAGCAGCTCTGCTCATCCAGTCTTGTATTCGAGGGTTTATTGCCCGCCGCTATTTCTCAGCCATCAGGGAGCAGAAGGCTGCGTTAGTGATACAG TCCTTCTGGAGAAAACGGAAGGTTGCCATGCTTTTCCAGCATTACAAGCAAGCCACTATAGCAATTCAGTGTGCTTGGAGACAAAAGCTTGCAAGAAGGGAGCTAAGGAAACTCAGAATG ACTGCAAATGAAGCTGGCGCACTCCGGGAGGCGAAGAATAAGCTTGAGAAAAAGTTGGATGATCTTACTTTAAGACTTACTCTGGAAAGGAGAATGCGG GCTGCTGGTGAGGAAACAAAGTTGGTGGAGATATCAAAGCGGGACAAAATAATCGAAACATTAAGCGCAGAATGTGCTGCAGCTAAATTATCTGCCCGGAGTGAACATGACAAAAATCTAATCCTCCAGAGGCAATTGGATGATTCTTTGAGAGAGATATCTATGTTGTGCAGTAACAAGATTCTGAAAGCAGAAGAAGAAAAGGAGAACTCTAATCTAAAG AACATAGTCGAATCATTATCGGAGAAGAATTCATTATTGGAAACTGAACTTAGCACAGCTCGTAAAAATAGTGATGATACGATGGAGAAACTGAAAGATGTGGAGGGAAAATGCACCCGCCTCCAGCAAAATTTGGATAA ATTGCAGGAGAAACTTACGAACTTGGAAAATGAGAATCATGTTCTAAGGCAAAAGGCATTTAGCATTACTCCAAAACCGCTGCCTGAG AAATTTGCTAACTCGATTAGTCTTACGAACAGCGAGCAGAAGCGCACATTT GAAACTCCACCAACAACAAAATATCTGTCTCCTGTTCAACATAGTACCGGGTCAAGGAGGGCAAGGTTGCCTGTTGAAAGGCATGAG GGAAACCATGAAATCCTGTTAAGTTGCATAAAGGAAAATTTAGGGTTCaaggatggcaaaccagttgctgCATGTATCATCTACAGATGCCTTCTACATTGGCGTGCTTTCGAATCAGAGAGGACTGCTATTTTTGATCATGTAATTGAAGCCATAAACGATGTTCTCAAG GCAAAGGAAGCAGATGGTAGATTACCTTATTGGTTGTCCAATACTTCTGCACTGCTGTGCCTTCTGCAGAAGAATCTACGGTCAAACGGATTTTTTGGTACACCATCTCGCCGCTCTGCTGGAGGGCTAGGTGGGAAGTTGGCCCAA CTTGCAGGGCGTGGTGATACTGCACAAGTGGATGCTAGGTATCCAGCCATACTATTCAAACAGCAGCTAACAGCATGTGTCGAAAAGATCTTTGGGCAACTAAGGGATAATCTAAAAAAGGAAATATCACCTCTTCTCAGTCTTTGCATTCAG GCTCCAAAATCAACACGACCTGGAAAAGCTCCCAAAGCACCAGGGGTTGGTGCTCAACAGCCATCGAACTCCCATTGGGACAACATTGTCAGTTTCCTAAATTTGCTTATGGATACTCTGCGTGAAAATCAT GTGCCATCGTTCTTTATACGTAAGCTGATCACTCAGTTATTCTCCTTCGTCAACATACAACTTTTCAACAG TCTTCTTCTTCGGCGTGAATGTTGTACATTCTCCAATGGAGAATATGTTAAAGCTGGACTGTCATTGCTGGAGAAATGGATTACTGATGTCTCTGAGGAG TTTGCAGGAACTTCTTGGCATGAGCTTAATTATATTAGACAAGCTGTCGGATTTTTG GTTATACACCAAAAAAGGAAGAAGACACTTGAGGAGATCAGTCAAGATCTCTGCCCG TCCTTGAGCCTTAGGCAAATCTACAGGATATGCTCAATGTACTGGGACGACAAGTACAATACCCAGGGAATATCAAATGAG GTCGTTTCTGCAATGCGGGAGATGGTCAACAAAGATACTCAGAACCTCGCGTCAAATTCCTTTTTGTTGGATGACGATTTAAG CATACCATTTTCGACCGAGGATTTATCGATCGCCATCCCAGCGATAGACTATGCGGATGTGGAGCTGCCGGAATCTCTTCATCACTATCCATCTGCGCAGTTTCTACTGACGGCATCATGA
- the LOC125514901 gene encoding serine/threonine-protein kinase RIPK-like: protein MRAFLKGCFYPRGGATDPAAVADGDEATTATAKATAPPRPSAKKTKKKSMRRAPSATARLRTLSFDDLSRTLASSGMHAFTVAELRAATRNFSGSHFIGEGGFGPVYKGFLDDKVVPGMQPQHVAVKYLDAEGPQGHREWLAEVVYLGMQLSHPHLVKLVGYCYQEHHRMLVYEYMARGSLEHHLFKNLLASLPWATRLKIAVGAAKGLAFLHEAETPVIYRDFKASNILLESDYTAKLSDFGLAKEGPSGDDTHVSTRVMGTHGYAAPEYILTGHLTARSDVYSFGVVLLELLTGRRSVDKRRRGREQNLVDWARPYLRRPDRLHRVMDPSLEGSYSAEAAAKAATVAYNCLHSVPKNRPTMREVVDSLEPLMRMSRDVPAGLFVYTAPSEPSPVAKVVADKADEAAEAGEEAKDGGASASAAAARKKCQRSAVHAESAAPKYASSVAAGNESRGSPRQRRDRGA, encoded by the exons ATGAGGGCGTTCCTGAAGGGCTGCTTCTACCCGCGCGGCGGCGCCACGGACCCGGCGGCGGTGGCAGACGGCGACGAGGCGACCACGGCCACGGCCAAGGCCACGGCGCCGCCGAGGCCATCGGCCAAGAAAACCAAGAAGAAGTCGATGCGGCGGGCGCCGAGCGCGACGGCGCGGCTGCGGACGCTCTCCTTCGACGACCTGTCCCGCACGCTGGCCTCGTCGGGGATGCACGCCTTCACCGTCGCCGAGCTGCGGGCCGCCACGCGCAACTTCTCCGGCAGCCACTTCATCGGCGAGGGCGGGTTCGGGCCGGTCTACAAGGGCTTCCTCGACGACAAGGTGGTGCCGGGGATGCAGCCGCAGCACGTGGCCGTCAAGTACCTGGACGCCGAGGGCCCCCAGGGCCACCGCGAGTGGCTCGCCGAGGTCGTCTACCTCGGCATGCAGCTCAGCCACCCGCACCTGGTGAAGCTCGTCGGCTATTGCTACCAGGAGCACCACCGCATGCTCGTCTACGAGTACATGGCCCGGGGCAGCCTCGAGCACCACCTCTTCAAGA ATCTGCTGGCGAGCTTGCCGTGGGCGACGAGGCTGAAGATCGCGGTGGGGGCGGCCAAGGGGCTGGCGTTCCTGCACGAGGCGGAGACGCCGGTCATCTACCGGGACTTCAAGGCCTCCAACATCCTGCTCGAATCG GACTACACGGCGAAGCTGTCAGACTTCGGGCTGGCCAAGGAGGGCCCGTCGGGGGACGACACGCACGTGTCCACCCGGGTGATGGGCACGCACGGCTACGCGGCGCCGGAGTACATCCTCACGGGCCACCTCACGGCGAGGAGCGACGTGTACAGCTTCGGCGTGGTGCTGCTGGAGCTGCTCACGGGCCGCCGGAGCGTCGACAAGCGCCGCCGCGGCCGCGAGCAGAACCTCGTCGACTGGGCCCGGCCCTACCTGCGCCGCCCCGACCGGCTGCACCGCGTCATGGACCCGAGCCTCGAGGGCAGCTACTCCGCCGAGGCCGCCGCCAAGGCCGCCACGGTGGCGTACAACTGCCTGCACAGCGTGCCCAAGAACCGCCCCACCATGCGCGAGGTCGTCGACTCGCTCGAGCCGCTCATGCGCATGTCCCGCGACGTGCCCGCCGGGCTGTTCGTCTACACCGCGCCGTCAGAGCCGTCGCCGGTGGCCAAGGTCGTCGCGGACAAGGCCGATGAGGCTGCGGAGGCCGGCGAGGAGGCCAAGGACGGCGGCGCTAGCGCTTCGGCGGCCGCGGCCAGGAAGAAGTGCCAGCGCTCGGCCGTGCACGCCGAGAGCGCGGCGCCGAAGTACGCGAGCTCGGTGGCGGCAGGGAACGAGAGCCGGGGCTCGCCGAGGCAGAGAAGGGACAGAGGGGCGTGA